Proteins co-encoded in one Pan paniscus chromosome 23, NHGRI_mPanPan1-v2.0_pri, whole genome shotgun sequence genomic window:
- the ELFN2 gene encoding protein phosphatase 1 regulatory subunit 29, whose protein sequence is MLRLGLCAAALLCVCRPGAVRADCWLIEGDKGYVWLAICSQNQPPYETIPQHINSTVHDLRLNENKLKAVLYSSLNRFGNLTDLNLTKNEISYIEDGAFLGQSSLQVLQLGYNKLSNLTEGMLRGMSRLQFLFVQHNLIEVVTPTAFSECPSLISIDLSSNRLSRLDGATFASLASLMVCELAGNPFNCECDLFGFLAWLVVFNNVTKNYDRLQCESPREFAGYPLLVPRPYHSLNAITVLQAKCRNGSLPARPVSHPTPYSTDAQREPDENSGFNPDEILSVEPPASSTTDASAGPAIKLHHVTFTSATLVVIIPHPYSKMYILVQYNNSYFSDVMTLKNKKEIVTLDKLRAHTEYTFCVTSLRNSRRFNHTCLTFTTRDPVPGDLAPSTSTTTHYIMTILGCLFGMVIVLGAVYYCLRKRRMQEEKQKSVNVKKTILEMRYGADVDAGSIVHAAQKLGEPPVLPVSRMASIPSMIGEKLPTAKGLEAGLDTPKVATKGNYIEVRTGAGGDCLARPEDDLPDLENGQGSAAEISTIAKEVDKVNQIINNCIDALKLDSASFLGGGSSSGDPELAFECQSLPAAAAASSATGPGALERPSFLSPPYKESSHHPLQRQLSADAAVTRKTCSVSSSGSIKSAKVFSLDVPDHPAATGLAKGDSKYIEKGSPLNSPLDRLPLVPAGSGGGSGGGGGIHHLEVKPAYHCSEHRHSFPALYYEEGADSLSQRVSFLKPLTRSKRDSTYSQLSPRHYYSGYSSSPEYSSESTHKIWERFRPYKKHHREEVYMAAGHALRKKVQFAKDEDLHDILDYWKGVSAQQKL, encoded by the coding sequence ATGCTGCGCCTGGGGCTGTGCGCGGCGGCGCTGCTGTGCGTGTGCCGGCCGGGTGCCGTGCGAGCCGACTGCTGGCTCATTGAGGGCGACAAGGGCTACGTGTGGCTGGCCATCTGCAGCCAGAACCAGCCGCCCTACGAGACCATCCCGCAGCACATCAACAGCACCGTGCACGACCTGCGGCTCAACGAGAACAAGCTCAAAGCCGTGCTCTACTCCTCGCTCAACCGCTTTGGGAACCTCACCGACCTCAACCTCACCAAGAACGAGATCTCCTACATCGAGGACGGTGCCTTCCTGGGCCAGTCGAGCCTGCAGGTCCTGCAGCTGGGCTACAACAAGCTCAGCAACCTGACGGAGGGCATGCTGCGGGGCATGAGCCGCCTGCAGTTCCTCTTTGTCCAGCACAACCTCATCGAGGTGGTGACGCCCACCGCCTTCTCCGAGTGCCCGAGCCTCATCAGCATCGACCTGTCCTCCAACCGCCTCAGCCGCCTGGACGGTGCCACCTTTGCCAGCCTCGCCAGCCTGATGGTGTGTGAGCTGGCCGGCAACCCCTTCAACTGTGAGTGCGACCTCTTCGGCTTCCTGGCCTGGCTGGTGGTCTTCAACAACGTCACCAAGAACTACGACCGCCTGCAGTGTGAGTCGCCGCGGGAGTTTGCCGGCTACCCGCTGCTGGTGCCCCGGCCCTACCACAGCCTCAACGCCATCACCGTACTCCAGGCCAAGTGTCGGAACGGCTCGCTGCCCGCCCGGCCCGTGAGCCACCCCACGCCCTACTCCACCGACGCCCAGAGGGAGCCAGACGAGAACTCGGGCTTCAACCCCGACGAGATCCTTTCGGTGGAGCCGCCGGCCTCGTCCACCACGGATGCGTCGGCAGGGCCAGCCATCAAGCTGCACCACGTCACGTTCACCTCGGCCACCCTGGTGGTCATCATCCCACACCCCTACAGCAAGATGTACATCCTCGTGCAGTACAACAACAGCTACTTCTCCGACGTCATGACCCTCAAGAACAAGAAGGAGATCGTGACGCTGGACAAACTGCGGGCGCACACTGAGTACACCTTCTGCGTGACCTCGCTGCGCAACAGCCGCCGCTTCAACCACACCTGCCTGACCTTCACCACGCGGGACCCCGTCCCCGGAGACTTGGCGCCCagcacctccaccaccacccactACATCATGACCATCCTGGGCTGCCTCTTCGGCATGGTTATCGTGCTGGGAGCCGTGTACTACTGCCTGCGCAAGCGGCGCATGCAGGAGGAGAAGCAGAAGTCTGTCAACGTCAAGAAGACCATCCTGGAGATGCGCTACGGGGCTGATGTGGATGCCGGCTCCATTGTGCACGCCGCCCAGAAGCTGGGCGAGCCTCCCGTGCTGCCCGTATCTCGCATGGCCTCCATCCCCTCCATGATCGGGGAGAAGCTGCCCACCGCCAAGGGGTTGGAGGCCGGGCTGGACACACCCAAGGTAGCCACCAAAGGCAACTATATCGAGGTGCGCACAGGCGCTGGCGGGGACTGTCTGGCTCGGCCCGAGGATGACCTCCCGGACCTCGAGAACGGCCAGGGCTCGGCTGCAGAGATCTCCACCATTGCCAAGGAGGTGGACAAGGTCAACCAGATCATTAACAACTGCATCGATGCTCTCAAGCTGGACTCGGCCTCTTTTCTGGGAGGCGGCAGCAGCAGTGGGGACCCCGAGCTGGCCTTCGAGTGCCAGTCCCTCCCTGCAGCTGCTGCCGCCTCCTCAGCCACTGGCCCCGGGGCCCTGGAGCGGCCCAGCTTCCTTTCGCCTCCCTACAAGGAGAGCTCCCACCACCCACTACAGCGCCAGCTGAGCGCCGACGCGGCCGTGACCCGCAAGACCTGCAGCGTGTCGTCCAGTGGTTCCATCAAGAGCGCCAAGGTCTTTAGCCTGGACGTGCCCGACCATCCGGCCGCCACAGGGCTGGCTAAGGGCGACTCCAAGTACATCGAGAAGGGCAGCCCCCTCAACAGCCCGCTGGACCGGCTCCCGCTGGTGCCGGCGGGCAGCGGCGGGGGcagcggcgggggcgggggcatCCACCACCTGGAGGTGAAGCCGGCTTACCACTGCAGCGAGCACCGGCACAGCTTTCCCGCCCTGTACTACGAGGAGGGTGCCGACAGCCTGAGCCAGCGCGTGTCCTTCCTCAAGCCGCTGACCCGCTCCAAGCGTGACTCCACCTACTCGCAGCTCTCCCCCAGACACTACTACTCAGGGTACTCCTCCAGCCCCGAGTACTCATCCGAGAGCACGCACAAGATCTGGGAGCGCTTCCGGCCCTACAAGAAGCACCACCGGGAGGAGGTGTACATGGCCGCCGGTCACGCCCTGCGCAAGAAGGTCCAGTTCGCCAAGGACGAGGATCTGCATGACATCCTCGATTACTGGAAGGGGGTCTCCGCCCAGCAGAAGCTGTGA